The Pseudalkalibacillus hwajinpoensis nucleotide sequence AAACGGAAGAAGGCAGAGCCAAGAACCGAAGAGTTGAAGTGCTTATTCTTCCATACAACGTAGAAAATTAGAACAAGAGGTGACAGAATGAAACGGATTCTAATTATCTTCCTAACGGCACTTGGTATTGTCGGTGCTGGAGCTGCGGTGGCTGTGTTTTTTTTAGATATTGATTTGAAAAAAGTCGTAGCACAGGAAGAGAAAGAGCCGACCGCAGAAGAACTTGCAGCAAGAAGCTTTAGTATGGAACCACTGACCACAAATTTATCATCAGATCATTTTGCAGTTGTTCAGCTAAACTTACTTGCTGATCATGAAAAGAGTTATAAGGAACTTGAAGTTCGTAATCCCGAATTAAAAGCGATCGTTATCTCAACGTTAGCTGGCTTAACAAAAGCGGATCTAAAAGGATCAGAGGGTCTTGAAAAGTTTGAAGACACCATCAAAAAAGAAGTAAATAAAGTGATGCATGATGGAAAAGTAGAACGCGTGCTTGTAACGGACTTTAAAATCCAGTAAGCGGTTAACTTTTCAAGAAAATTTCCGATAATAACGGTATAATCCTCAAATTAGGGTACGAATAATAGAATAGGAGTAGTATTATAAATTGTCGGAAAGAGGTGACCGGATATGAATGTCAATAAACCGTCAGCACCACCTATTGTAAACCCTTACCAGAAGCATAATCCTGTTACGAAAGTGGAGCAGGTCAAAAAGGCTCCTCGAGAAGATGAGCTTCAAATCTCAAACAAAGCGAGAGAACTATACGACATGAAGACGGAACAAGAGCGTGAAGCAAAAGTAACGGCCATTAAGAAACAGATTGAAGA carries:
- the flgM gene encoding flagellar biosynthesis anti-sigma factor FlgM; this translates as MNVNKPSAPPIVNPYQKHNPVTKVEQVKKAPREDELQISNKARELYDMKTEQEREAKVTAIKKQIEEGTYRVDSQKTAEKLFDQWF
- a CDS encoding flagellar basal body-associated FliL family protein, encoding MKRILIIFLTALGIVGAGAAVAVFFLDIDLKKVVAQEEKEPTAEELAARSFSMEPLTTNLSSDHFAVVQLNLLADHEKSYKELEVRNPELKAIVISTLAGLTKADLKGSEGLEKFEDTIKKEVNKVMHDGKVERVLVTDFKIQ